A window of the Torulaspora globosa chromosome 6, complete sequence genome harbors these coding sequences:
- a CDS encoding alpha-keto acid decarboxylase family protein: MTTTVGSYLATRFSQVGIENHFVVAGDYNLSLLDKLQEHPELEEVNCCNELNCSFAAEGYARSKGVAAVVVTFNVGAFSAFNGIGSSYAENLPVILVVGSPNTNESIDHNLIHHTIGTHNLDYEFEMAKKITCAAVQIKHAQDAPRLIDYAIRKCLTRKKPCYIEIPTNMATQACPAPGPLEGLLYQLPSEPNTLSKAVDAAAKLIESRSKPTMLAGSRLKSAGAEESFLTLAETLGCAVAVMPAAKSLFPEDHPQYVGVYWGNVSTKKADAILQWSDLTICAGCVFTDYSTAGWTSPQPAAHRLEADSDEVKFSGHYYGHIKLADFLDALTKKVKKNDKSLIEYRRLRPPPPLVEAADPSAPLTRQEMTRQIQGLFNSNTTFFAETGDSWFNGIQMDLPRGAKFEAEMQWGHIGWSIPACFGYSVGAPDRQIVTMVGDGSFQVTVQEVAQMVRLKKPILIFLINNYGYTIEVEIHDGPYNDIKNWNYAALIEAFNADDGHGKGYQVKTGAELAEAIEKSKTNNKGPTLIEIQIHRDDCTTELVTWGQYVALANDRPPIS, translated from the coding sequence ATGACAACTACAGTTGGAAGCTATCTCGCTACAAGGTTCTCACAAGTAGGTATCGAGAATCACTTTGTGGTCGCCGGTGATTACAATTTGTCTTTATTGGATAAGTTACAAGAGCATCCTGAGCTGGAGGAGGTTAACTGCTGCAACGAATTGAACTGCTCTTTTGCTGCAGAGGGTTACGCAAGATCGAAAGGTGTCGCAGCCGTCGTTGTGACATTTAACGTTGGCGCATTCTCCGCCTTTAATGGAATTGGTAGTTCGTACGCTGAAAACCTCCCAGTCATCTTGGTGGTGGGATCCCCAAATACCAACGAGTCCATCGACCACAATCTTATTCACCATACCATTGGTACTCATAACCTTGATTACGAGTTTGAAATGGCCAAAAAAATCACTTGTGCTGCTGTGCAAATTAAGCATGCACAAGATGCACCAAGATTGATCGATTACGCCATCAGAAAATGTTTAACTAGGAAAAAGCCATGTTACATTGAGATTCCCACCAACATGGCCACGCAGGCTTGCCCCGCACCAGGCCCACTAGAAGGACTGTTATATCAATTACCGAGCGAGCCAAATACTCTTTCCAAAGCTGTCGATGCAGCTGCCAAGCTGATAGAAAGCCGTTCGAAACCTACCATGTTGGCAGGTTCAAGATTGAAATCAGCCGGAGCTGAAGAGTCCTTTTTGACACTAGCTGAAACATTGGGATGTGCAGTTGCCGTAATGCCGGCAgcaaaatctcttttcCCAGAGGACCATCCTCAATACGTCGGTGTTTATTGGGGAAACGTCAGCACAAAAAAGGCCGATGCCATCTTGCAGTGGTCCGATTTAACGATTTGTGCTGGTTGCGTTTTCACAGACTACAGCACTGCAGGTTGGACTTCTCCTCAACCTGCAGCTCATCGGCTCGAAGCAGATTCTGATGAGGTCAAGTTTTCAGGTCACTATTATGGTCATATCAAGCTTGCTGACTTTTTGGATGcattgaccaagaaagttAAGAAAAACGACAAAAGCTTGATTGAATACCGTCGTCTGCGTCCACCACCCCCGCTAGTAGAAGCTGCAGATCCGTCCGCTCCTCTGACAAGGCAAGAAATGACACGCCAGATTCAAGGACTCTTTAACTCCAACACCACTTtttttgcagaaactgGTGACTCTTGGTTTAACGGCATTCAAATGGATCTTCCTAGAGGAGCAAAATTCGAGGCTGAAATGCAGTGGGGTCACATCGGCTGGTCTATCCCCGCTTGTTTCGGATACTCAGTTGGTGCACCAGACAGACAGATAGTAACCATGGTAGGAGATGGTTCTTTCCAAGTGACAGTCCAGGAGGTTGCCCAAATGGTcagattgaagaaaccaattttgattttcttgatcaatAATTATGGCTATACCATCGAGGTGGAAATTCATGATGGGCCATACAACGATATCAAAAACTGGAATTATGCCGCTCTAATCGAAGCTTTCAACGCAGATGATGGACATGGGAAGGGATATCAGGTGAAAACCGGTGCGGAACTAGCAGAGGCTATTGAAAAGTCCAAAACTAACAATAAAGGTCCCACATTGATTGAAATCCAAATTCATAGAGATGACTGCACCACTGAGCTAGTTACTTGGGGTCAATATGTGGCACTAGCTAATGACCGACCTCCCATCAGCTAA